The following proteins are co-located in the Silene latifolia isolate original U9 population chromosome 1, ASM4854445v1, whole genome shotgun sequence genome:
- the LOC141599791 gene encoding MLP-like protein 43, with product MVKRKLEGEVEIRESAKDVFHDFYQNRPHDIPVVNPDFVQACDLHEGAYGTPGSIIEWKYSIDGKPQTMKELVEVVDEENKIMKFKCLEGDLMKYYNYFDITLQVFPKDNENSIARWTFEYEKKQDNDPDPTAEMDELIKLAKQIDDHHHHHTQNT from the exons ATGGTAAAAAGAAAGCTAGAAGGAGAGGTGGAGATAAGAGAAAGTGCAAAAGATGTATTCCATGATTTTTATCAAAACAGGCCTCATGATATTCCTGTTGTCAATCCTGATTTTGTTCAAGCATGTGACTTACATGAAGGTGCCTATGGTACTCCTGGCTCCATCATTGAATGGAAGTACTCTATTG ATGGGAAACCTCAAACAATGAAGGAATTAGTGGAAGTGGTAGACGAGGAAAACAAGATAATGAAGTTCAAGTGTTTGGAAGGAGACCTAATGAAATACTACAATTACTTTGACATAACACTTCAAGTATTTCCAAAGGACAATGAAAACAGCATTGCAAGATGGACATTTGAGTATGAGAAGAAGCAAGATAACGATCCGGACCCGACTgctgaaatggatgaattgattaaACTTGCTAAACAAATTGATGATCACCATCACCACCACACCCAGAATACCTAA